The nucleotide sequence atatgtgcttgttattatatatggattaagaggatgcacatccataataacagaggttctgttcttttatatagtcagtacaaatcaaacaacctcaaacggtcctgctcaatacacacatagtgtactagtataattttatagtcaagacaaactaatatcaaattatactacaactgttccaatggtttgtcccaatccatcttggttgtgagctactatttataatttataaggaaccgataacatgatcttctgtgtagcaccacacaccatgttatctacaatataaattaaatgggcaactgtattgacatatatatgaatataaaatgcaaacatttaaccaaaatgattctcatttcaaaatatttcaaaacagatgttcatacaaaaactaggcttatagtatacatcccaacagttcCTCCTCCAGAGTGATAGCTAATCGGATTTGTCCGATCGGTTGCACCTCATTGCCGGTGAATCCGCACAAAGGTGTTGTCATTGGCTTGAGCTGACTTTTATTTATCTGTAGTTGCTCGAATGCCTTCTTGAGGATGATATTTACAAAGCTTCTTGTATTGATAAAAGTATAGTGTatattataattggctataacgacattaataattaaaacatcatcatggggtatctcCACCCCCTCCAAGTTTTTAGGACCAAAATTGATCTCAAACCCCTTGCTTTCTCATGACTACAATTGATTGCATGAATCCTCAATCGGCGGGCATGTGACTTCCTAGCCCAATTAGAATCAACATTGGTCGGGTCACCCATTATTATACCAATGTCGTCCCGAGCGGCATTGTAATGATTTTATCCTTCTCGAGTCTGCTAGCGAGGTTGTTCTGTAGAGGCCCGAGCTGGTGCTCGGTTATTTCTTTATTGAGGCCGCTACGGGTTCCAATCAACTCTCTCAGGACTTTGCCTTGGGGGTCCGTTTGGTCGACAATGAAGTTGACAGATGAGGGAAGGGGATCACTGGTGAAACCCTTGATTGGTCGCTCAGTGCATTTCTTGATTATAATGATAGCAATCTTCAGTGTTACGTGTTCTCGATCAGTGATAGGTACAAATCATCGGAGTCCATCGATGGGGCTTAGGAAATTGTGTCTACTCGGCCACTACATGTTGGGCTATATTCGGCCTCTGCATGGTAATGTGATGGGTGACCCAATCGAGGCCCTTTAGGCGGCAGAGTGGGAGGAATAACTCTGCACTCAGGAGCGGCGACAGGAACAGGTATGGGCACTTCTTTTTTTTAAGCGAATTGAGCTTCTTCTATGTTGATGTATGGTCACTTGTTCAAGCAGATGATCAAAGTGCCTATGAGGTTTCTTAATGAGGGATCGAAAAAAATCATCATCGGTGAGCCCTTGATAGAAGACGCTCACTATAATCTCTGGGGTGGTCGAGGGAATATCTATGACCACCTGATTGAATTTCTTGATGTAGGATCTTAGCGTCTCTTGGCCCTTGTTTGAGGTAAAACAAGCTCAGCGTTGTCTTATGGTAGCTGTGGTTGTCTGTgaaatgatgaagaaatgcctTACGGTAATCCTTAAAGTAGCAGATGAACTAGGTTGGGAGTCGATTGAACCATTTTTATGTCGAGCCAGGAAGGGTGGTGAAGAACATTCAGCACTTGACTCCGTTTGTGGATTGATGGAGGATAgctatattttttaatttgagtAAGTGGTCCTCCGGGTAGGTCGTTCCTCCATATTCTTCAATCGACAAGGGTTGAAAATGACTTGACAATTTATCTTCTAAGATTTTTTGGGAGAACGACATGCTCGATCGCTCGGGAGAGCCACTAGCCATTGGAGCTTTACCTTTCCTCAAGTCACGGTAGGTGCATTTTCACAAGACAATCCCTGGGTCTTTCAACTCAGACCATTTCATCAAGAGATGTATAGAACAACACCCGGTGATATGCGATCAGCAATGGGGGCATGGGGGGGAGGCTAGTCGGATGCACTAGTGCTTGTAGGAAGGTCGTCGAGGGAGGATAGATCAGATGGAACCCAGTCGGGGCCTCCAATCGGGTCCCGTGCTTAGCCTAAGAACCAGTTGCAGATACAACCGGGTCGTTGGGAAAGGGACACCCGGTTgctgcttgttgttgttgcaccAATCTAGCTGCTCGGGCAGCTATGAACAGTTTCAAATCTTCTTGCAACAAAGTTACTATAGTGAGTTGTCCAAACTCATCCATCTTTACATTTCAGATGCAGATAGAGCTCCCACAGATAGCACCAAATATGATCCTATCTGGAATCGATGGAGATGATTTACCGGGTATATGGCTCTAATGTTGACCGTGTGAAGACTCTAAGCTGGCAAAAAATAACTCTGAGCCACCTTGCATGGCAAAAAGAACGTCAACaatcgagccagggaaggggtccccgacacaaacactccgacgctcaagtcagtgaccgATCAAAGTCGTAAATAGTAGATGAATAGTGGATGTGTAATGTAGCTTGTGTATAGCGTTTGCATAATATAAGTGTACATGCGCCTATAGATGAAGATCCTTTTTTATAGTGTTAATGTTTGTCTGTGCATGAAACTTAAAGCATTTCTCAAAAAGGATAGACCATAAACATACTGTGTCACCTTTTCTAAAATGAACCCGCAATCTCTGTGTTTGGTAAATTGGAAGTTTTTAGAGTATAACTTATATATAGAATATTCTCTGTCATTTGTGGCATAAAGTGTCAAAGAGAAATATGAGGTTGTTGGGTTGAGAGACCCTTAATATGTTAGCTAGCAAACCAACTGAGTCCCTTCTGTAGTCTGATCGATTGCCGCTCACAGGAATGACTAGGTTGGATTTGAGGAATGTTGTCGGGAACTTGTCCTTCGCTCAGCTACTTTAGTCGGACCAAATATTTAGTTTGTTCAGTCGGACGATAAGTTTGATCGGCTAGATTACTTGGTCAGAATAGTTGATCACGTTATCCCTGAGTGATGAAGAAGACTTGTCTCTAGAAGATATTGACTCAACTTGGGGCTTCACTAATACTAAGGGATTTGGGATCTGACCGACCTAAGAATCCGATCGGATAACCACTCTGTCGAAAGAATCGACAATGATATCCTCAAGTGttgatcctttttttttttttaattttgattgttATATCAATCGACCTCCTGAACTTTGATCCAAGTTGGGGCATCTCCGTcccctcggatgagtctagtggctagcgcatgaggtgttaccaTCATGAGGTcgggggttcgaatctcggtaaaatcgaggtaaatgtctcccttatatgctagtcactattccaaaggctagtagtcgtccgaGAATTACCTCATCCGTGTTGATTCTAGGTAGGATGAATTGATAAAGACACTGAGGATGaatatattcatcttttaccaccaAATTGGGACATCTCGAGATCTCCTTATCaatgttaataaaaataaaattttgaaaatacttgcGAACTCTTTATACCTTCGAGGAGCCCGATATATAGCCCAGTCCAACAACAGAAGTTTAAGAGGGTGAACAATATATATCGACACGTCGCTAGCGCGTTCACCAAATCTATCTCCACGTGGTCTGCATGCGCCCGATTCCTTGGTCTTCTTAAGCCGATCGACGATCGCAGCTGCATGCTCACCTACGTCTGCTGATCCACCAAGCCCATCGAGCCGTCTAGTTCAGTAGGCTGATCGCGGCCGTCCGCCCCTCCATATCAACCATGCCGGGGCTCACCATCGGCGACACCATTCCCGACTTGGAGCTCGAGACAACCCATGGCAAAATCAAGATCCACGACTACGTCGGAGACAGCTTCTGCATCATCTTCTCGCACCCTGGTGATTAATCAGTGTTCCTGTTAATTGTCACACAAAACTTGACcgccttttttttgtttttttcttaatTTCGCACGTCCATCCATACATTGATCAGCTGACTTCACGCCGGTGTGCACGACGGAGCTGGGCGGGATGGCGAAGTGCATGCCGGAGTTCCAGAAGAGCGGCGTGAAGCTGCTCGGCGTCTCATGCGACGACGTGGAGTCCCACAAGGAATGGATCAAGGACGTCGAGTCCTTCACGGTGCTCAATTTACTACACATTAATTAATTCTTTTCGATAAGCTCAATTCCATGCTTTATAAATTTAGCCGGGAAGTCACGTGCGGTATCCGATCGCGGCGGACCCGAAGAGGGAGGCGATCAAGCAGCTGAACATGGTGGACCCGGACGAGAAGGACGCGGAGGGTAAGCCGCTGCCCTCGCGGGCGCTGCATATAGTGGGGCCGGACAGGAAGGTGAAAGCCAGCATGCTGTATCCGGCGTCGACGGGGCGGAGCATGGAGGAAGTGGTGCGGGTGGTGCAGTCGCTTCAGCTGGCGGCCAAGTACATGGTGGCCACTCCCGTGAACTGGAAGCCCGGGGACCCGGTCGTCATCTCGCCCGGCGTCTCCGACGAGGAGGCCAAGCGCATGTTCCCTCAGGGCTTCGAGGTCAAGGATCTGCCATCCAAGAAAGGGTACCTACGCTTCACTCAAATCGAAAGTTAGTGTGCAATATCTACGTAGATGTATATGTACTGTCTTCGACTGAAAGGTAATAATAAGTCAAGCGTTGTTTCGCTATCAAGGGTGGTTCATCGACTAGGTAAACTGGTCCGTCAAGCAATCAACTTGATCCACAGAGTCTTGTCAACTCTTTTTGACTTCAGATCCAACAAAATGTTCAATTTGGATTTTTCTCTGGGCAACCGGTTGGAAACCCAATCAGTTGGACGTGGCTCGAGCCAAAGTTAGCAAGGCCACGCGCCACAATCATGGCTTCTGATTGGGATTTCTGCTCGGTCTGGGCCTACAAATTGACTCGGTGCGAAACAGCGTAGGCCCGCAAATATGGCCGTGCAATGCACGGCACAGCTCGGTGTCTAATCGTAATGCGAAATATAACAACATTATTTTACACCATAAGGTACCTTCAAAATTCAATAGCCATTACTCTAGTATTTATGGCAATGTTTCTTGGATTCTCTATTGTTGTTAATGTAAATATTTattcaaaaaatagaaaaatttctGATCGGCATTTAAGAACGCCAGGACATGCAAATTTTAATATACATAAGTATACATAATTGAGTACAGTCCCAATTGAGTCGTGAGAGAGATTCTTTATGACCAATCATGgtgtttattaattttttattattattagattCTCAATTGTTGGGCGAACGTGCCTTGTTTGACCGATTGTAAAGGTTTGATAGATTGCAGGCCGTTGCACCCCGCAACGACTCGGTCGAGCAATCGTGTTCGTGTTCCACGATTGGATTTGAACCGGTCTAATCGAGCCGGCGCTAATTTCCCGCGTCTTTAAAATTCTTCCGAGCTTATCTCCAAGCACTGCTAGGCAAATATTACGACGACCTAGCTTCCAGTTACTCGCAATTCTCACCTCCTCAACAATCACGTCAGCCATGAGAGTGATGGATAAAAGTTCAGGGGTATCAAGTTGAGTAAATCTGGTCCGGCATTATTGTCAGAGGCGCAATAATGCAACGACGTCCGGCGAGCGACAAGTTGTTGGAGAGTCGAAGCCAATCATTTCGTCCTGTCGATCGGGTTTTACGATTATACCCCTGCTTTAATATTTTCGGGGTTCGGGCTTGTGAATTCGCGAAGAAAGTGAGGGTGATTTGGTAGTTTTATGAGATCGAGTCCGGTCCGGGTGGAATATTCCTGGGTTATGGACCGGTTTTTACCGGTCAAGGTTGAGGAAAAGCAAGCGTAACAATAAATAAtatgataaaaataataaagtaCGAGATGGGTTGGAATTGAGTTTGAACGGTCAAAGAAGAGGCTGTCTTTGCCTTTGACTGCCATCGGGGgaagagaagggaagattaaataAAGCGCTCCGTCCGTGATCTGGTCTGGTCTGTGGGAGGAAATAGCgccaggaggaggaggaggtcaggaggagattgttggagtggaGTGAATCTGGACTTTGGTTTCCATTTGCCTCTTTTCTTTTGCTGGTTTGGTATGTGctagttgtgttcttttcatgcTGAGAATGATCATTCAAGACCTTTTCCATATCTGAAATTTTCTCCAGTTAGTTCTAGTTTATCTTCTCTTGCGATTAGAGTGGTTTTGCATGAGAGATTTCATGAAACGGAGAGGGAATTGGTATTATTTGGGCTTTGTCGCATGAAACAAAACGAGCGTGGATCTTTGGATATCTTAGGTATGGGAAAAATGCGGCCTTTATCTGCTTGAAGTTTTTGAGACTTTGAATCTCGTGGTTCACCAGTCATTATTCTGTTTTTGGTTTACTCTAAGCAAACAAAGCGGCCGATGCCTGTCCTTTCCTGAAAGGATAAGAGTTGAGGGTTACTTTTATCCATGCTTGGAAGGATTTCATGTCGTAGGAGGTTTTAGTTTTGTACATGAGCTCGGTAAGTTAGGGAGTTGAGCTAGCATTCCTTGTCTGTTTTTCTCTCCTCTTTTTACATAACAGCGTTCAGATTAATCAATGGGTTCATATGAAAGGCTTCTTGGTTTATTGAGGTAGCTAAGTGTTTGTTGTAACTCGTGTCTATATGTACCATAATACAACGACTAAAGTAAAATTTGGGACTCATTGGTTGCCTTGAAGATCATTTAGTCCTCTTATGTTTGTTGGGACTTTCGCAACCTGGTGCTTAAAATTAGGGAGCTTATCTTGAAGTACCAAGTCTTTTATTCACATGTTTATAGGGAGGCTAATGCAGCAGCAGATTATCTGGCGAATCAGGCTGTTAATTTACCTGCGGATAGAATTCTGTTTAGTCAGGATACGGATAAATTTCTTTTTGGAATTTGTAAAGTTGATGGAATAGGTTTACCTTACATTAGAGTTTCTCGGAAATCATGTTGAATTTTTGTTTAAAAGCACAGTTGATGGGGGAGTGTCTAAATTCAGTTTCCCTGGTTGCagcaaatattatttattttctcctctaaaaaaaaggtaaattttGGGATAATACTTCTGAGATGGATGTTAAAAAGCACATGAAAAGGAGGTAGAGAGGGAAAAGTTGAGAGGTAAAATTTCAATTTAGTTTGTCATTGGTAAGTAAGATATTTCTTAAGTATTCGTAGATATCAAAACATGTTCACCAAAGTATCTTAGCATCTTGGATTCCATTAGACTCCCTCTTGGATTTCTTAACTTGCACTTAATCTTTTCCATTCGATGTCTTTTCTAAACTTCAGTTGGTTGAAATATTTCTTAGTATTCCTTTAGAGCAATTAGTTGCAATGATGTAGATATATTGTGATCTAATATTCAGTTATTCCTGTCTGTCTGGCTTCTCTGAGATTCTTCATATATTTTCCAACAGGTAAGCTTTCACTTGATTCTGAAAAAGAAGTCTTTTAGATACATTGTGATTAGAGTCATCGGATGCTTGTGGGTAAATGGCTTCTATGAACATGGTTCCATCTTCTGGTTTGGAAAAATCAAAGGGCTCTAATGTTGGTGTTGATAGTCTCCCAGAGGAGATGAAGGATATGAAAATAAGGGATGATAAGGTATTTGATAAGTAATATGGTTTTAGTAATTTATACTATTTATTGGTCAACACACTTAAGTTAATAGAAATTTCCTTTGCAATATTAAGACAGTAAACAAGAGGCATCATGCCTAATCTATTTTTTGACATTTTCCAGGAAGCAGAAGTTACAGTAGTTGATGGAAATGGGACAGAAGCAGGTCATATAATTGTCACTTCTATCAATGGGAAAAATGGCAATCCAAAGCAGGTAAAATATGAACACAAATTTgtggtgaaatttttttttggaatttctcTCTTTTAAAGTTCCAAATCTATATTTAGTCTTATAGAAGGTAGCCTGGATGCAATAGAAGGAATTAAAAGTTTTGAAGTCTCTTTATCCATATATGTTTTCCATGTTTTGAAATCTCGTTCTTTTTGAATTATTTACATATTCCACTAACTTCAAATTTTGATTGCAGAAAATAAGTTACATGGCAGAGCGTGTTGTGGGTCATGGGTCATTTGGAGTTGTTTTCCAAGTTAGTGCTTCTTAAACCTAATATTACCCATATACCTCTGGCTTTCTTGGTCATTCTAAGAATTATGAATTATGAGCtttaaaatatttgttttttCTCCATTCACTTAGGCCAAATGCTTGGAGACAGGTGAAACTGTAGCTATAAAAAAGGTTCTCCAAGATAAGAGGTACAAAAATCGGGAGCTACAGACTATGCGACTTCTTGATCATCCAAATGTTATCTCTTTGAAGCATTGCTTCTTTTCAACAACTGAGAAGGATGAGCTGTATCTCAATTTGGTACTTGAATATGTACCAGAGACACTTCATAGGGTCATTAAACACTACAACAAGATGAATCAACGTATGCCACTAATTTATGTGAAGCTCTATATGTACCAGGTAAGCTTGAACTGATAGGACATGTTTTAATATTTGATTGATATTTGAGACAGTAGAAATCAAATGATTGCAGAAAGTATTGCCAGCATATCTAGTTTTAGGTGCTGAACATCTGGTGATATAACCTCATTTTCTTTAATGTGTTTTACAGATGTGTAGAGCACTGGCATACATTCATGGTAGTATTGGGGTGTGCCACAGAGATATTAAACCCCAAAATCTTCTGGTGTGTACTAATCCTGTAATCCATGTTGTGTTCTCTGCCTTTTTGTTGTGATTCATAACCACTTAAATACATGAACACAGTACCaggcttcttttcttttttatttcaattttttgaaTGAATATTTGTGaaagctttttaaaaaaaaatggatcCATTAGCTGGCTacaattttgtttttgtttcttttaactAAACATCTGCTATCAGTATAATATATTTGAACCATTGATACTTAGAAGTGATGCTCTTTATTAATCTATGCTACTCATTCTGAATCAGGTCAATCCCCATACTCATCAGCTGAAACTATGTGACTTCGGTAGCGCAAAAGTCTTGGTAATTGTTTCGTGGCTATAATTATACTGCAGATTCTCCAAATTTTAATAACTTGTATGCTGATTTTATCATGCACTCCTCATAGGTGAAAGGGGAACCAAACATATCATACATCTGTTCTCGGTACTACAGAGCTCCAGAGCTTATTTTTGGGGCAACTGAGTATACTACAGCGATTGACATCTGGTCTGTTGGTTGTGTTCTTGCTGAACTACTGCTAGGACAGGTATTTATGATAGTATTCATATGAATAATGCATAACTTGTCATTCTAGTTTCGCCTTGTTTGTACAATTATTAAATGAATTGATTTGTCATCCAAACAGCCTATATTCCCTGGTGAAAGCGGAGTTGACCAGCTGGTTGAAATAATTAAGGTGCATAATTAGTTTGTAGCTTTACTTTTATAATATACTACTATCCTCCTGCTCAGTATTTGTATTTAATATTTCTCCAGGTTTTAGGCACTCCAACAAGAGAAGAAATTAGATGCATGAATCCTAATTACACAGAATATAGATTCCCGCAGATAAAGGCACACCCTTGGCACAAGGTGACAATCTCTTCCCACATTTTCACATTGGATTGCCCATTTACCTAACATTTCTCTCTTATTTTCCTATCCTAAATGCATTAACTTTAATCAGATCTTCCATAAACGAATGCCTCCTGAAGCTGTCGATCTTGTATCTAGACTTCTACAATACTCGCCAAACCTGAGATGCACTGCTGTGAGTTTAGCCATTCCTTAAATTTGCACTAGATACTTCAGCTCGTGCATCTGCTTAGTTCTTTACTTTGGTACAGTTAGAAGcactagttcatccattctttgatGAGCTCCGGGAACCAAATGCTCGCTTGCTAAATGGCCGTTTTCTCCCTCCCCTCTTTAATTTCAAGCCTCATGGTGGGTTTTTGCAAATCCTATATTGACAACAATCTCTTAGTTACAACAGATATTAATATGCTTTGTCTTGTTATCTAGAATTAAAGGACGTACCATTAGAGGTAGCAGCCAAGTTGATACCAGAACATGCTAGGAAACAAAGTGCATTCGCTGGCTTATTATAAGTTGTTTGACATACCAGTTTAAAGCCGCATCCACTTGTTTAGATCTAAGATGGACTACTCCACCGAGGTTGGTGAGTTGGCTAGCATCTGAATTAAGGGTTCGTCAGAGTTATTTGACACGAGGATCGGAGACGGCCATTGATGACTTAACTAATTCTATGGAATGAAAAGTGTGCCATGATGAATTTATAATTTCTAATTGATGAAGTGTCATTTGTGCGACGGGACTGCATGCAACTGGAGTTTGGACTACGTTGTACTCTGTTTTTTAATTTGTTGTGTTAGATTTTGTAGTTTAAAAGATGTAATCTTGCGTCCTGTATGATTATACTCGAGTTGTTTCAATCCAAATTCTTTAATTGTTAGGTGTTAGAACTTATCAACTTTGATTTGGTCAATTTGTCGTCCCATAGTTTGTCATTTATGGATTGGCCGGCTGAGTTTTGCGAGTGTGCTATTTTTAAGCATTTGTTTCGACTAAAGCTTCAAACGAAGAAGAATTGTACTTTTGTAAGACAACATTTCATGCCCTTCGATTCAGTTTgaatgagttaaaaaaaaaaatagacgaGGAATAATATCAGAAAGAGAATTGTCTACCATTTGACAAACTCTTTAAGATTTATTGCAGGGAAtacatggttcatgtcataacagcAAGATCATACCATGAACTCGGCTATAACCCAACACTTCTTTTGAGCGTTCATTGATTTCATACGATATTTTCATACGCACAGAACAAAGCCACATAGCAATTCAAGCCCCTAGGATTTATCTTATTTAATTGGCACGGCCATTTGAGATAACTGATCAAGTCACTTTGACATGCCAAAAGGTTTCAAATACTAGTGACACCGCTAGTTCAGCGAGGCAAGCACTTTCAAGAGGGAAGCAACAAACTCCATCTGGGTTTCCTCATCTATTGCCAAGAAGAGAGGAACATGGACAAACAGTGATTTCATTCTATTTTGTTCTGCAAACCTGAGAGAATGATAGTACACGAAATTGCATACGAATCGACCAGCATCATCGGAAGGCATAACGTCATATCCCATGTTTGACAAGGCCTTGACTATTTCATTGACGGGAAGAGTAGTCTGCAACAATCACAGGGGAAGACATGAAAAATCCTCTGAGTTAATTATCTATGAAATCATGAATGTTTGTTAGCAGATAAAGTTTGACCCactatttgtttaattaaaatctaGGTATGGGTTCTTTATTTGGTTGCTAAGAAGGATTACAAAGCACAGTTTCAAAGCTGAGATAATTTATATCCAAGCTCACCACTTAGAAAAAATATATCATCTCTTGCAAAATTACTACAGAATCAAATGTTGAGTTCAAAGTTAAAAAATAAGTTAGAAAATGCAGGTCACCCTTAACCTCAGTAAATCATTTATTATAAGTTATCATCCTAACTTCTATGTAAGCCCAAATATCAGAAAAGAGAAGCCAAAATTCCATGTGTGCTCTGTGGTCATGGGGGCATCTGCATTTTAGTAAAACGAGAGTATGACATTTTAgtaattcttattattttgtgCATATACTGGAGGGATAACCACCATGGTGAAGGCAGGAATGGCACCATGACCTCAACGATAGAGCCTTACCACTAAGCTAGCTGACACCTTTGTTTTCTCAAGAAGTTATAACTATCTGGATAAATAGTGAGAATTGTAATCTGAATTTAACTAAATATAAGGAATAAGTTGGGAGCTATACTGTGCAGGCAAGGAAAGAGGGAAATAGAAAGTTGAGTCTGAAATCCTTGTTGACTACATGAATTTTTCTTGCCATTCAACCAAGTGCAGTGCTCATATCTGTAATTATACTGCATCCATTTAAattttattcttctttttctttaacTATATCCAATTACAttctaattgattaaattatcCTAACTAGAACACCTGTAGCACTTCTTTGAAGTTGCCTTCATGCTCTTAGCTTATTTTCTCTTCTATCTACCAAATCTACAATAGACTATCGCTCTTAGCTTATTGTTTACTTAGCATACTCCTTTAATTTCCTATCTTAAGTTGTTTTCTATTTCAGCATATTTTTGTTCCTCTCCTTGCTTTTCTTTACAACCTAAATCAATCTTTGAGTTATATGCTACAAGAGCTGAGATGCCAAAACCTAGATATAAAATAGTTTTAGCTATAATCTTATGAAAAAGTCCCAACAATATCCATCTCAAGTTGTTTTCTATTTCAGCATATTTTTGTTCCTCTCCTTGCTTTTCTTTACAACCTAAATCAATCTTTGAGTTGTATGCTACAAGAGCTGAAATGCCAAAATCTAGAtataaaatagtattagctataaTCTTATGAAAAACTACCAACAATATCCTACTTGTACATGCTGGAAATTTACAGGATAAAGATTGGTTGACACCCATTCGGTATGTCATGAGGTAAGTCAGTTGACACCCCCCATGGACCAAATTCCTGACTAATGCAAGGATATTATGAATCAGGAAAGTACTGAAGATTAGTTGGAAATGTAAAATAAATTACTATCATAACCATTAAGTGGAAGATCTAAAGATTTTATAGTACCTCAAGAATGCTCTATGAAGGGATTTATTATATGGCACATAGATATATATTGGGCAAGTTCTCCCATATATTGGAGAGCTATTATATTCTTTTGAAAGGCAAATTGATAACTAGGAAATTCTAGTAACTAGGTCAAGGGTAAAGGCATAATACATGGTTTCAACTTAGTATTTCACAAAAGCATCAATTATCAGTTTCTCAAGGAGATGCTGCAACACAGAGATTAAGCATTTACAAGTTTTTTCGATGATTATTCATATATTTACAAGGTCCTTAAAAAATAATAGAGTTTAATATATTTGCAACAAGATTGGATTTAAAACCAGTTTGAGG is from Zingiber officinale cultivar Zhangliang chromosome 7B, Zo_v1.1, whole genome shotgun sequence and encodes:
- the LOC122005156 gene encoding 1-Cys peroxiredoxin PER1-like, which encodes MPGLTIGDTIPDLELETTHGKIKIHDYVGDSFCIIFSHPADFTPVCTTELGGMAKCMPEFQKSGVKLLGVSCDDVESHKEWIKDVESFTPGSHVRYPIAADPKREAIKQLNMVDPDEKDAEGKPLPSRALHIVGPDRKVKASMLYPASTGRSMEEVVRVVQSLQLAAKYMVATPVNWKPGDPVVISPGVSDEEAKRMFPQGFEVKDLPSKKGYLRFTQIES
- the LOC122005155 gene encoding shaggy-related protein kinase alpha-like; the encoded protein is MASMNMVPSSGLEKSKGSNVGVDSLPEEMKDMKIRDDKEAEVTVVDGNGTEAGHIIVTSINGKNGNPKQKISYMAERVVGHGSFGVVFQAKCLETGETVAIKKVLQDKRYKNRELQTMRLLDHPNVISLKHCFFSTTEKDELYLNLVLEYVPETLHRVIKHYNKMNQRMPLIYVKLYMYQMCRALAYIHGSIGVCHRDIKPQNLLVNPHTHQLKLCDFGSAKVLVKGEPNISYICSRYYRAPELIFGATEYTTAIDIWSVGCVLAELLLGQPIFPGESGVDQLVEIIKVLGTPTREEIRCMNPNYTEYRFPQIKAHPWHKIFHKRMPPEAVDLVSRLLQYSPNLRCTALEALVHPFFDELREPNARLLNGRFLPPLFNFKPHELKDVPLEVAAKLIPEHARKQSAFAGLL